The Diceros bicornis minor isolate mBicDic1 chromosome 24, mDicBic1.mat.cur, whole genome shotgun sequence region TTGTCAGCGTTTGCTGGTTTTGTAGAACTTTTTAGCTCTTGCCAATCTGATGGCCGTTGGGTGGTAGCACTTTGTGTTTCTCTGATTACTGAGGTTCAGCTTCTTTGTGGTTATTTACTCTTTTGAGAAGTGCCTGGATGTGGTTTTTGCCCAATTTTCTACTGGAAATTTCTCATTCTCTTACTGACTTGATACTAATGTGATATGTATGATACATACAgtacatatatcatatatatgatagaCACATAAATCTATTTACATAATCAtaccccagtctgtggcttaactctttacttttttatgatattttttgATAAACCGAAGTATTAAGTTTAATGTTAttgaatttattaatattttcccttATAGTTTGAGTCTTTCTATCTTATTAAGGTATCCTTCTCTACCGTAGGGTTATAAAGATATTCACTTATGTTGTTTTATAAAAGTTCTTAAGTTTTCCCTTTCACAGTTGTCtgtaatccatctggaattgatgAAATACTGGCtcgattttctttatttttccatatggatactCAGTTATTCCAGCACTGTTTGTCCAAAGACCATTCTCTCTCACTGATCAAGCATGTCCGTGTGTGTGTAACTCTGTTTCTGTTCTTTTGGCCTCTTTGTCCAAGGCCTAATTACTAAAGCTGTATAATAATTCTTGTTGTCTTATAAGGCAAGTcccccaacttcattcttctttagtaaatatcttggctattattatCCCCTTGCACTttgatatacattttagaatcggCCTGTCAAGTAGCACTGAACCCTGTAGAAATTTTGATCAAACTACAGTAGATCTATAGATCACTTTAGGAAGAACTGATGTTTTTAGGATGTTGACTCTCGCACTCCACGAAGATAatgcagtcatgtgctgcataacgtcatatcggtcaatgacggaccgcatatacgacagtggtcccataagattagtacaatatagcctaggtgtagGTGGGTagcaggctgtaccatctaggtttgtgtaagtacactctaagaTGTTTGCAttacaaaatcacctaacgatgcatttctcagaacgtatccctgtcgttaagtgacgccTGGCTGTATATCTTCCTTTTTATGTCGGTCTACTTTTATGTCTGCTAGTAAAGTTTTCTAATATTCTTTATAAAGATCTTACacatttttgttagatttatttctagatacTTTATATTTCAGATACTATTGCAAGtgctaactttttaaaataaacatttctattgttttgtttatttattacaaGCCACAAAACTCACCTATTtatagtgtacaattcaatggttctggtatattcacagagctgtgcaaccaccaccaaaatctaagtttagaacatttttatcaccccagaaagaaacagcattcccattagcagtcactccgtcctccacccagcccctggcaggaagcaatgagtgaatgagtgaatgaatgaacgaatttaTACCTGTGCAGCAGGCTTTGCGTGAAACACGGTCTGGCCCAgcctttgctttttgtttaattttccccTCTGATCTCCATTACTGCTCTGGTTTCCAAGCTGATCTCCCAGCCTCTTTCATTCTCCTCCACCACTCTTCATCCCCCACACCCTGGCCAGACaactttttccaaagaaaacagtgTTCCAACCACTTCTCTCCTAGAAAGCCCTTTGTAGCTCCCTTGGGAATCCAGCTGCACTCCCAACTTGGTTTCCATGGGGAAATTCAGGCCAATGACTCAGGCACCTTAGAAACAAACTTTGGAGATGCCCCTCTTCTGTGAGTGGGAGCAGGCCTCTTCTGGGCCCTTGCTTTGCTGCAGAGTCCTCAGAAAGTAAACACAGTCGACCTGATTCTTCCCCTCCACTTCCTCCTGAGTCAGAGTTACCTCGGGTTAACTCAGGGAAGAGGCTAAATTAAGCCTTGAAACCCAGCAGCCTCCGTGACAGGCACTTGGTTTTGCTTGAGTGACTGTGATGATGGGTCTTTGGTTGTAAGGGCAGCACTAAATGTGTCTCTTTAGACTGACCTTGGCAATCTATTCCCTGCCCTGCAAAGATGGGAAGAGGCCAGATCCCTCCACGGTACCCACTCCTTCATTCAGCACACTTTTCCTAAGTGCCTGGtccttgccaggcactgtgcttggagGGGGAGATTCAAAAGCTTGCCCTCTCGGGGCTGGAAGTCTAGCTAAGGAGACTGCCAGAAACAAGAGACCCATTAAAGAGACAACGGGTGCCTGGATAGAGGTCTGTCCAGAGCAGAGAAGGGAGTGGATTTCTAAAGCACTTATGCCTTCTCGTGACTTTGTGCAAACGCTAGGCCGTGGAGTCACCAAAATGAAAGAAGGGATCAATCTAGCACTCACAAACGAGCAAGCGGATACAACCACTCTGAACAACTATTTAGCAGTATCTACTAAAGCCGAACACATGTGTACCCTATACCCCGGCAGTTCCTCTCCTGGGTGTATGTAGCCAGTAGGAAATTGCACATGTATAAATTTTAcatcaaaaaaaaatttgaaacataTGTAGAACTCTAGTTAACATATGCATGCTGTAATATTTAAGGAGACGTGTAATAATATTTTCAGTTTACTTTGAAATGCACCCAAAAAGGAAGATGGACAACTAGACCCATGGATAGGTGTCTGACGAAGTAAGTATAGTAACGCGTTAACGGTGGAATTTAGGTGGTGAGGGGATGGGTGCTCGCCATAAACTTTTTTTCAGCTTTGCTGTATGatgaaaaatttcatataaaatgtTGGTAAAAATGCATACATATGATTGCCAGCAGACATACAAGAAGGTCCATAGCACCATACTGGCCtcaaactggaagcaacccaaacgcCCATCAGCAGTAAAACAGATGCATAAGTTGTGGGTCTGTTTGTATAGTGGGGATACTGTTCACAATGAGAAAGAATGAGCCACAGCCACACATAACAACGTGGGTGAATCTCCAACATAATGTTGCGGGGAGAAAGTAGACTCAGAGGAggacatgctgtatgattctatttctataaaatcCACGAACAGGCAGAACTAACCCAGgatattagaagtcaggatagtggttgtcggggaggagggagaaagggatagcGAGTGGAAAGGGGCACCGTGGGGGCCTCCTGGGGCTCTAGAAGGTTCTGTATCTTGATCCTGGTGCTCGCTGAACTGCGGTGAGCATGTATCAAGCTGCACACTGAAAGCGTGTGCACTTttctgtgggtgtgtgtgtgtttacatatgTCGTTAAAAATTgtactaggaaaaaaaagaaaggaaaccaaaCAGATCCACTAGAAGCTTTGCCTGGTGAGCTCTGGGGGTGGGAACCCACTCTAAGCCTTTCTAGTAAACCAGAGttgtgaagaaaatgaaacttcAGGACATTCATTCGTTCCTTTGTGCTCCCGTTCATGCTGCGTTCATTCCCCCAGTCTTCACCGATCGCCCGTCTCTCCTTCACACAGACGTCTGTGCCCCTATACTGGGTTCCGAGTCCCGACTTGACCCACGAGGCCTGACCCAGCCCTTTCAGGGGTTCTCGTGCCCAGAGGGAGAGGCGTGCAGACATTTCGTGCTGCAGCCACACTCCCCGCCTTCCTGGGTTCCTGTTTGTGATCCTTCCTGGGTATTTGCCCTGAGATGTCCTTTGACctctgtgttagtcagggttctccagggaaacagaaccaaaaacagatagatagatagatagataggtaacaGATAGGTAGATAAAGAAGGAACAGGCTCATGTCactgtggaggctggcaagtctcaTGATCTGCAGGGTGAGTCAGCAGCCAGGAGACTCCGGAGAGCTGATGGTTTAGTTTCAGTGAAGGccagcaggctcaagacccaggtAGAGCCGATGTTTCAGTTTAAATTCAAAGGGCAGGAAAAAGCTGGTATCCCAActcaaaggcagtcaggcaggagaagCTTCCTCTTATTCAGCACGTTTTTCctattcaggtcttcaactgattagacaaggcccacccacattagagaGGGCCATCTGTTTTACTCAGTCTACGAATTCAAATGTTCATCTCATCCGGAAGCACCCTCAGAGACACACCCAGCATCATGTTTGACAACTGTCTGGGCACCCCatgacccagtcaagttgacacaaaattaaccatcacaacctTGGAGCATGAAAAGCCTTCTGTCTCTAAAGGCTCAGTTCTCTAATGGAAGAAGTGCAGCTGGGGTCCCTGGCCTGGTCTGTGTCACATCCCATCAGGTTGACAGGCTGCTGCCATTACACACACATTGGTCATTTTTTACCTATGGTTTGGATTAGTAATCGGTGGAAAGGAAGATTTCAGCTGCCCACTGGCCCCTGGATGGCCGTGTTCATTATcttagagaataaaaagaaattatcttAGTTATTGCAAAATATATCATATATGCAAAAGAATCTCTGAAACATCCGTGTACAGCCTGAAGGATGACGATAAAAATGGGCACCCAAGTAGCCCCAACCCAGCTTAACAGATGGAAGGTGACCAGTACATTGAAGCCTCTGGTGCTTCTCCCAATTggcctccctctctgccctcaccTGGAGGGACCCACTCTCCGGGATTTTGTGCTAATCACTCCCTTGCTTTTTATCAAAATCAAAGTAGGTGTCTCCATTTGGCTCAAACTGTACACATTCTTCTGCAGCGTGCTTTTTCACTCTACGGTAAGTGTTGGGGTTTCATCCACGTTGTCAGGTGTAGCctcatttcattcattccactGCCGTATTTTCCATCGTATGGACACATCCATTGCACGGACCACCACGTGTCCATCTGCTCCACCCCTGCTGCGCGTTTGGGTGGCTTCCAGTCCTCTGCTACCACCTACGAAGTTCATAGGAGCACCCCTGCCCACGTCTCCAGGTGCACAGGGGCAGGGATTTCTCTAGCGTGTGAGCCTAGGAGAGCAGGTGCCCAGTCCAGCTCTGGAATATGTGTCTCTTCACTTTTCTAGGTAGTGCCAGGGAACTTTCCAGAATGattaccaatttatactcctgcTGGAGGTTATGCTGGAGGTTTCTCATGGTGCTCTCCTCATCCCCTTACTGCCCTGTCTGGTCTCAGTAAATCGCCTTCCCTAGATCCCATCCACCCCTGCCCGTATCGCAGCCAGCACTCAGAACAGGGGCACCTACGACCCCCTCCTCCACACTTCATGCATACATGGGACAGCATGTTTCTTGGGTGTGATCCAGGACGTGAAAGTGTGTCACATTCCCACTGCTGTGGGAGAGCGCACGTGCTTTAGTTTGACTGCTATGAAGCTGCCTCCATTTCTGCTTCAAGGAAAAGGGACAAAACAAGCTTAATAGTGTGGCTGGCGCCCAGGCTGGCCTCCTAGGCTAATCTCTCTATGCCAATGTCAGGACAGTCATCGCTGAAATTTAAGCCATGCTCTGCCTTTTCTCCATGGCCAAGAGCAACGTGTCCCCTTGGATCCGTGGGTGGtttttttctcccatctctgATCTAGTCGCCGGGCATGAGTCACCCCGCCCTCCAGATCTGCCTGGTCATGGAGAGGGTGCTTACAAACAATAATCTTCTGTGCTGCCTCTTTCCAATTACAGGTTAGCCTGGGGAGGAAGATAAAGACATTTGCAACCAAGATGGTAATCACGAGTGGAAACgatgaggacagaggaggccaagaAAAGGAGAGTAAGGAAGAGAGTGTCTTGGCGATGCTGGGCATTATCGGGACCATTCTGAACCTAATCGTGATCAtatttgtatacatatacacCACTCTGTGAATGGCCCAGCGGGCCCTCAGAG contains the following coding sequences:
- the TUNAR gene encoding protein TUNAR, which codes for MVITSGNDEDRGGQEKESKEESVLAMLGIIGTILNLIVIIFVYIYTTL